AGCTTACAGATGGATAATTGGATATGTTCTTTTAGTAAATTGCATAAGACCCTGAGTACACCCCCAAGATGTATAAAATCAGAGAGATTCTTACATGTAGCATATAATCCCAAATATTATGATACTATTTTGTACAATACCACACAATTGATAAAGTCTACTCAAATCTGACATGTGGTATGAAACTCTTAGATGCTCTCACATATGGGATGAAACTATTACATATATGCTCACAGAGTATGGTGGATGAAAGAACTCACGGAATCTACATGTCAGATTTAGGTATCGTTTGTTTGGCTTATGGTTTTATGGAACACCGCTTCTATAATATTTGGAGTTATGTATCAGGATCCATAATCTCTGAGATTTTGTACACCTTAAACGACGATACCCATGATTCAATGCAAtttactttttgttttttactcCCTTCAGGCCTTCATTCCAAAGCAAAATATAAGCAGCCATGTACATAGAACCGACAAGAGTCAATTCATTAAAATTTCCATAGCAACCATGAAAATAAATTCTTAAACTCCATTGTCAGTGGAAATTAAAAACAGACATATAAACGAGCAACGAGTAGTAAGTGAATACTGTACTCTGTACACAGGTACTTATATCATTAGCGTGACCATATTATTCACTCTTTCTTTGAGCTGATGACTGGGTTTCGTTATTCTCTCAACTTTCTCAATCATTACTTTCTCGTTTTTCATGTACAGTgtattttgccaaaaaaaaagttctatagAAATTATCTCTACCttttattataaaatttgaagATGTTTCCACTGATACTATGGTACGTCGTCCGTATTTAAGTCAgcttttaagttcgttcgtttttaaaaatacaaaagTAGTCGTATAAAAATTCCTTTTAAAAATTTCGCATGCTAACTTAGAATGAGAAGACGGATTCCTAATTTATTTAGAATTCTCACCAGGTCATAAGAAAGCAAAGTACAGGATGTAACCATCATCCTAATAAGGATTCTGAATTAGATatcaatactatcaaaataaaaatcccatatattttttaggaaaaaaaatctaacaataaAACGATTTAAATAGCTTTTACCCGTTACGCACGGTcatcttttctatttttattaaaaaaatatatttaattaaatgTGTGCTAATAAATCATGTCGTTTATGCGTACGTAAGAGATTAGTTCCCATCACATTTAGCCGAACACAGCACGAAATTCTATTTCGATGGGTGTAAAGATGACAGGAACATAGCCATGCGCATCTCTTTCAGGAGCAAGTAGAAAGAAGAACAAAACGGGATTCCTCGACTGAACTCATCCACGATCCATCCAAATTCTCCTCCTCAAAAAGAGAACAAATTTTTGAGTGGCGCCGGCTAGTCTGCCAATATAGAGGCCACAGGCCACAGCAACCGAAGCAGCCATCATTTCTGCTCCCCAAGTGAGCTCTCCCTCTCctaccaaaaagaaaaagaaaaaaaaatcctaaaggCAGTGAACCACCGGCCACGTCGGCAGCAGCTTCCCCCCATTCTCCtcgtcgcgccaccgccgccgacggggaGGCGCCGCACGATATATACGGTGGCGCAAGCGGCGGTGAGCTAGCTAGGCgggcggaggagaggggggCGTGGAGggatggccggaggagggggagggggagggggaggggtggggAAGGTGAAGGCGGggagccggccgccgtgggtggggctggcggcggcggtgtgggtgcaggtggcggcggggagcgcgTACGTGTTCCCGCTCTACTCGCACGCCATCAAGGAGGCGCTGGGGTACAACCAGAAGGCGCTCACCATGCTCGGCGTCGCCAACGACGTCGGCGAGAACGTGGGGCTCGTCCCCGGGGTGCTCGCCAACCGCCTCCCGCCGTGGCTCATCCTCCTTATCGGCTCCGCCTGCGCCCTGCTCGGGTTCGGCACGCTCTGGCTCGCCGTCACCAAGACCCTCGTCATGCCGTACTGGGTGGTACGTAGCCTCCCGCCCTCGCCCTTTCAGTGATTGTGTGCTCGTCTTGGCTTTTGCTTGTTTGCGTGGGGATTTCTTGCTGTTTTTGCCTGATTTGAGCTCCTCATCGGGGAGGAGATTGAGGGATGATGATGAACAGTTTTTTATTGAGGGACCTAAAATTTTAGCACATACGAAGTAGCTCTCAAATTcccaattttatctttttttaaaaaaaaagcgatTATTGTCCTTTTGGAGCGTAATTTCTGGATATGGCTTGGTTGACTGAACGAATGTCGAAGGTGATGATCGACTAGCGGCATCTGTAGAATGTTGAAAGATGTGCGAGTTTTTTAACTGTATGATTGACAACAACGCCGGTAGATATTTTCCTAGAATAAGCGTGAAACCAAATGTGGCATATGTAGTTCTTTACTTCCTGCCATTCGGTAGAACATGTCAGACTTTGGTCCATTCTTTAGGTGAATAATTGTTGACTATTTAAACAATCATGCTTGCAAATGGGGCACAATTGGTTCCGGTACTGAGAGCCACAGCAAACCTAGAACTTTAATTTCGCAAATCTGCCAACTCGAGCTGGTGACCTGGTGTATTCGCATCCCTACAACTTCTTATATAGTTTTAAGTGTTGGTGACAGATTTTGGCAAGTTAATGCCCTAAAGTTATTTTCAAGAAGCAGTAAGGCTGACTTTAATCAGTTCAAAATTCTGGTTTTAGTAAATTGCATAAAAATATCACATGTAAAGACATTTACTGTTCAGTTTTACATGAGTTTTCTGTTGCAGCAGCAACAGAAAACTATATTATCTGTGTGTGCCACATATATAAAGATTATGCCATAAATGAGGAGGTCAAAATATAAGTAGTAAGGCATGCTTAGTAGTGCTATCTAGGTTGTCTCTTATGATTGCCatgttatatatattaaaaaaaaagtaggtggCAGAGAAAGGGGGTGAAGTGAGAGAACGTGTCATCTCTTATACAAGAGACGATATGAGAGAGGACACCGACACACAAGACTGAGAGTTCTGAGGTGAGTATGCGATTAAAAGAAGGGGAATTATAATGGCATTTATGATAGAGACAAACTGTTAGAGATCATATAGGTTGTACGTGAGGTTATTCTTGAATCTTGATGAGTCAGATTTGTAGGAGATTACATTAGGGGTCTCTTTATTTTACATGGTCTAAGTTCGTATTACTTGATTGAAGCATTGGCTGACACCCAAATACCCAATACAACATGATTGAGATTCCTGAATGTGATGGTTGCTCAACTTTTGGTGATTTTCAACTTTGAATAGCCATCTGACCTGCAACGCCTGGGGATGTCATTCATTGGTGTTTGTGACCACTGGAAGGTTATTGCTGAAGTTGGTATGAACACAATTTTTGTTGGGACTTTTTCCATTACAAAATACATTGACAATGTAAAAGCAAGCCAAAGAAAAACAGTGAAGTTCATGCATCCTTAGCTTTATACACTTACTGGTAAACATGTTCTGGTCTTGTGTTGTGTAGctgtttattattattatatttgctTGTGTGTTGCTTTTTTGTGACCCTGAATGTCTAAACTCTAAAATGCCAGCCCATTCTGTATATATTAATGTTTTCACAATTTAGAGACATACATTAGACCTACTGTATTGCTTTTTTGCATTCGTATCGTATTGTTTTAGGGAAAAAATGTTTGTTGTTTTGAGCCAAGATTTAATCAATCCAACAAGATATTGgtattacactgtaactttttaATCACTGTAAATAATTTTTTGCCAAAATGATATGGAATTCCTAGTCGACATTTGATACTTTTTTTAAGTTCAGAGCTCACTAGAATTTCCATAGAAACACCAGTCACTTTACAATCAGTGTCTTCATCTTCAAAATCTCAGCCGCTGAATGAACTTCTTGGACAAAATTAGTCCCTTTTTAGTTTCATGATCGTCCTGATATGTTCAACATACTCAATTCATGAATCAAGATACTCCATTAACCGCATAGTTTTTCCAACAAAGTAGAATTGTCTCACAAAGAAGCCACTATTAAGGCACTTATTTTCTTTGAATGTTGCAAGAATTTCCTGTAATTGTAAATGTTCTGAATCTCCAAAGATCCAAAAAAATCGATCATCAtgtctcttttccctttttatgTACTAGTAAATGTAAATCAGGCGAGCAGTACACGTGCATGCTATCCTTATGGAGAGATCtgataaagaaaataaattatgcaCACGCTTAGAAGGCAATTGGTTGTTTACCATAaatattttatctgtaatgtTGGCAAGTACGAAAATGCTGACTAGTGTTACGTGCATAGAACTTTTATATCTGTAATGTTGGCAAGTACGAAAATGCTGACTAATGTTGGCAAGTACGAAAATGCTGACTAGTGTTAAATGCTGACTAGCTTCCTAAATCATGGAACCGCATCTTGGTAAAATTCTGTCTCAAATGCCTGATGAGTTGTCCATATCTGATATTTCTTGCTCATGTTGTAGCTCATACTTTCAAGCGAGTCTTTTTATATTTAGCATATTTTGTTGGATGCCTCTTGCAGTTGTGCATAGCCTTATGTATTGGCACAAACAGCAGCGCATGGTTGGGCACCGCTGCACTTGTGACCAATATGAGGAACTTTCCTCTCAGCCGGGGAACTGTTGCTGGTCTGATCAAGGGCTATGTTGCTGTGAGTGCTGCTGTCTACACAGAAACATTTAATGGAATGCTTCAGAACTCTCCCACAAACCTTTTGCTGTTGCTTGCTTTGGGGATCCCCACCGCATGTGTTCTGGTGATGTATTTTGTTAGGCCTTGCACTCCATCACTGGATGAGGACAACGCAGCAGAGCACAGTCATTTCATGTTCACACAGATCTCTAGTGTGGTTCTCGGTGTATATCTTATGGTAGCTACAATTCTCGGTGATACTTTAAAACTAAGTGACGCTATTACCTACCTTTTGTTTGGTATAATGATACTTTTGCTCCTTTCTCCACTGGCAATACCAATAAAAATGACTATTTATCCAAACAAACCAAAAAGGGAAAAGACTAGCACCCTTGCACTGTCTTATTCGACTGATAGTTTGTCTGGTCCGGATCAAGAGAATTCAGAACCACTTCTTGGTGGCACTTCAACATTTGTCACTGGAGCCAACGATTCTGATGAGGCTACTGATGTGGATCTTCTTTTGGCCGAGGGTGAGGGAGCCGTgaatttgaaaaagaaaagagggccTAGAAGGGGGGACGATTTCACATTCCGAGAAGCATTGGTTAAGGCAGACTTTTGGCTACTATTTATTGTGTACTTTTGTGGAGTTGGAACTGGTGTCACTGTTCTGAACAACCTAGCTCAGGTTGGGATGGCTGTTGGTGCTGATGATACTACTATCTTGTTGTGCCTCTTCGGCTTCTGCAACTTTGTTGGCCGTATCCTTGGTGGGTCTGTCTCTGAATATTTCGTAAGGTCAGCTCCCTTTAACCACTTTGCAATTACTTTATTCATTCAATTTCTATCATTGCATAGCTGACATATATAGCAACTAACATAAGCCAAAGACATAACATTTTCTGTTCTTGCCTACTGTGATGTACTGATATTACTCCATATGACCATATGAGGCCAAAAGCCACTATCACCTCAGCACTTCCTGTGAAATCCTGGCAGACTACTCAGATGAGCTGGCCGCTGATATTTATCTCCTGCAGACTGGCAATCACTTTGCATATTCCTAGTCATCCACAATCCTATGATTTTTTCTTTACTCTTGTTGTTAAGCTACATGCTTGATAACTATTAGTTGCTGCTTCTGTAAAATGATTCGAGTAAAACCTGATTGCAGGTCAAGAATGCTTCCTCGCCCTTTCTGGATGATGTGCACACAAATAATCATGGTGATAACCTTCCTCCTTTTCGCAACTGGCCTTCATAGCTTGATTTATGTGTCAACAACATTTCTGGGCATATGTTACGGTGTCCAATTTGCTGTCATGATCCCGACAGTCTCAGAACTTTTTGGGTTGAAGGACTTTGGGTTGATGTACAACTTCATGTTGTTAGTGAATCCCCTAGGTGCATTCTTCTTCTCAGCTCTTCTCGCTGGTTATATCTATGACAAGGAAGCGGCGAAGCAGCAGCCAGGCGTGTTGGAACCTTCAACCTGCCTTGGGCCTGACTGTTTCAGGCTTACCTTCTACGTTTGTGCCATCGTTTGTTGCTGTGGAACCCTAGTGAGTGTGGTTTTCATAGCGAGGATAAAGCCAGTTTATCAGATGCTCTATGCAAGCGGATCGTTCAGACATCCTCGGAGTCAACAACTCCATTGATGGCACGCGCATGAACACAGACTATTTTGGAGAGAATTATCAGCTCGGTGTGTATAGTTGGCTTTCTTATCACTTCATATCCCAGTGCTGTATTGTCCTACTGTTGCTTGGTCCGTCCCCGTTGGATCGGAGAGTTATTTTGATTTCATCTGTACCTGTTCTGTAAAGCTTGTGATCAGTAGCAGACTAGCAGTTACCAGCATACAGCCGGCTGTCGAAGGGATGAAACTTGGGGGCGCGTATACATGGTGGGGCCGTTCTTGTGCTTGTACATCAAGTTTGAGAATGTTGTACAATATCTTCTTCATCCCACTGACGCTGTTAATACCATGAGTGCAATGAGCCTGGTTAtgtgtcttcttttttttttcccatggaAACTGATTATGTGTATGTGTCTTGTTTTCTATGGTCTGAACATCTGAATTTCAGTAGATGTGTCCCAAGCCAACTCCCAACTTGCAATTACTCCTAAAAACGATACATCAAAAGTTCTTACAAATACCTATGAATGTAAACTAACACAACGTGATGAGCATAACATGGAGCGACACTTCCGTCccttaatataagggattttaacattttgcttgcactgtttgaccattcatcttattcaaaaaaaaaataatagaattattatttattttatttatggcTTACTTTATTacctaaagtactttaagcacaacttttcgttttttatatttgcacaaattttttgaataagacgagtggtcaaacagtgtaagcaaaatatcaaaatcccttatattaggggacggatGGAGCATATGATTTCTTCGATTTTCTGCCTGGAATATGGGTCTCTCCGAGTCTGTGTCTAAATTAGGAAAAAAGAGCACCTAAGTTATGATATTATCGTAAAGGCACATGTAGTAAGTGGTAAGGCCGCAAACTAGGCCATATCAAATAACCTGAACATGAGGGTACATGAAATCCAACTTCCTACTCcgtcagtcaaaaaaaaaaaaaagacaaaaaagacAAGGGACTATCTACAGCAGAATTTTTTTGTGAAACCGATCTCCAGCAGAATTTTCATCCACTGAAATGCGCAAGTAACAGCCAAAGCACTCAAGTGGTGCCACCGTGATGAGCTGatttgcaacttgcaagttgGCGTACTTTGCTCCGTCCTCCTCGTGGATGACTTGATTGCCATGTTGATGACAGTGTTGGGAGGGAGACCAGATCCAACGCAATTTATCTTAAGCAGGAACCACCGTGCAGGCGTGCACTCCGTGCAGGGTTCAGGCTCGCTCGACTGGACGTTGCGATGGGCGTCCAGTTGGTTGGATCCGAGTGGCCACGGAACCAAATCGCACCTGAAATTGGCTGCATCTTCCAGAACCGTGGGCCGTTTTGCGGTGGTTGCAGCGCTCCGGTGGGCGCCCCGCGTCCCCCCTCCCGGGCAAAACcaccggcgccgcggcgcccgGCGACGTTGACGCTGTTACAGGTGGGCCCCGGGTGCCATGTTGTGAAGCGTTGGGACCTACCGACAGAGACGGGATCAGAATTCAATTTCTTCCGTAGGACGCGGGAACCGTCAACGCTGGCCGGTGGCACCTGGACCCTGAGGCCAGTTTCTCCCAATTCCCAAGATTTAATCTTGCACGCAAATCATTGGCCCCTCAGGGAGACTTGTGGaacgcaaaaaagaaaaaaaaaacggtggTAACGGCCTACGGTCAATGCAATTGGGTCCCgccctactccctccgttctggACAAGAGCTGATTTTTTACTACTGTATTGTACTAGGAGAAGTAGCAtctccatcttttttttaaaaacggAGTAAACATGAATTTATCGGAGAGAAGATGAATATGTAGTCAGGGCAAGTAAAATAAGAAAATCATTAACACATACATTAATTGATttctaattattacaaactcaaaatttgatttatttgatattttaaatcaacttctatatagaaagtttttgcataaaGCATACCATattgaaaaacgtgctaacgtAATTCAATGAAAAATCTGCATCTTGAGAAGAAAAGACCACCACTGTGTTTTTTATGTAATCCCTCTGTCAAAAGGTAAAATTAAAGGAGAGGACAACAATCAAAATATTCCTCATTAATAGCAGTGAACTACTCCCTTTCTCACAATTTGATCATCATTTGAGGTTTCTGAGGTCTTCCCAAAATGATCATCTTATAATAAGTGCTCTTTGTTTATTTGTAAAGAGTAAATATGTATCATTAAATATGCTACATGTAACCAACCATGATTAATTTTTATTGGTGCCACTCCATGCAATATTTTAAACATGATGCAATCCACGGGGCATGAAGTGTCACAATAGTTTAACCGATGATGATTAATTTCATACGGATGAAGGAGGTTTTTATTGTCTTTAGTCTCTGCGCTCCTTACTTGTCCCTTCTATCCCAATATAATTCAAGCTAGGATAGGATGTAATATATGATAGTACGATGAATTTAGACATGCATTTATTCAGATTTGTTgtattagaatatatcacaACATATTCTTTATAGGTTAAGTTATTTTAAGACAGAGTGAGTAGGTAACTATTAAATTGGGATAGATAGAGTAGTACTATTGGTAGTAGGTAGGTAGGCGAcattaaagaaataaaaaaaattttgatttgTAAATCAAGTGTAGATAAAAATGTagaagttaatttattttaagataaaatttGAACATCAAAGAGTTGATTTATTTTTGAATAAAGGGTATATTCCACTCCATGCTAACACCGTGAGTAGCTGTATCTCCCAACATTATTGCTTGTCTATGTTGATCATTAACTATCCCAACTTATTGAGGGAACACATCGCCATCTATCTCTAAGAGCTAAACTCTAGCTACTACAGcttattttaaaattagaaTCTCCCCAAACATTTTAGCTTTTGGTTTAGattctaagggcctgtttagatccatttggaatggcaaatggcaaatggtaaaagttttggtggcaaaAGTACTAGTTAGTGTTTAGATGCATGTTAAAGTTTTGCCATTCTAGCACTAAagtgaaagagagaaagagatggggagtggtcccaaagcactttttggcacaatttgctactatggactttttggcacaatttgctactatggactagcaaatgccaaatgtcaaattgccaacttttgctactagtgtttagatctaaaatgacaaaaagtgctacaaaatgacaaaacttttgccattttggaggatcta
This window of the Oryza sativa Japonica Group chromosome 4, ASM3414082v1 genome carries:
- the LOC4336318 gene encoding protein NUCLEAR FUSION DEFECTIVE 4 → MAGGGGGGGGGVGKVKAGSRPPWVGLAAAVWVQVAAGSAYVFPLYSHAIKEALGYNQKALTMLGVANDVGENVGLVPGVLANRLPPWLILLIGSACALLGFGTLWLAVTKTLVMPYWVLCIALCIGTNSSAWLGTAALVTNMRNFPLSRGTVAGLIKGYVAVSAAVYTETFNGMLQNSPTNLLLLLALGIPTACVLVMYFVRPCTPSLDEDNAAEHSHFMFTQISSVVLGVYLMVATILGDTLKLSDAITYLLFGIMILLLLSPLAIPIKMTIYPNKPKREKTSTLALSYSTDSLSGPDQENSEPLLGGTSTFVTGANDSDEATDVDLLLAEGEGAVNLKKKRGPRRGDDFTFREALVKADFWLLFIVYFCGVGTGVTVLNNLAQVGMAVGADDTTILLCLFGFCNFVGRILGGSVSEYFVRSRMLPRPFWMMCTQIIMVITFLLFATGLHSLIYVSTTFLGICYGVQFAVMIPTVSELFGLKDFGLMYNFMLLVNPLGAFFFSALLAGYIYDKEAAKQQPGVLEPSTCLGPDCFRLTFYVCAIVCCCGTLVSVVFIARIKPVYQMLYASGSFRHPRSQQLH